The Sphingobacterium bambusae genome includes a window with the following:
- the nuoH gene encoding NADH-quinone oxidoreductase subunit NuoH, protein MEGVFILEKLILVVIVFTVSLVIAMYSTLAERKIAGFMQDRHGPNRAGFGGILQPLCDGGKFFFKEEIIPAGAHRPLFILGPTLAIITACISSAVIPWGQTLTFGNREIVLQVADINVGVLYIFGVVALGVYGIMIGGWASNNKFSLLGAIRAASQSISYEIGMGLSIIALLMVTQTLSMSEIVAQQSGFVNWNIWVQPLGFLIFMTCAFAECNRVPFDLPECETELVGGYHTEYSSMKLGLYMFSEYINMFVSSALMAALYFGGYNFPFMNDLGLSQNWITVLGVLAFFLKIFGFIFFFMWIRWTLPRFRYDQLMNLGWKMLIPLAIANIVLTGVITIVKDTYFP, encoded by the coding sequence ATGGAAGGAGTATTCATTCTAGAGAAATTAATATTGGTCGTGATCGTGTTTACGGTTTCGCTTGTCATAGCGATGTATTCTACACTGGCCGAACGTAAGATAGCCGGTTTTATGCAAGACCGGCACGGACCCAATAGGGCTGGGTTTGGAGGGATATTACAACCCTTATGTGATGGAGGTAAATTCTTTTTTAAGGAAGAGATTATTCCTGCTGGGGCGCATAGACCGCTGTTTATATTAGGTCCAACCCTGGCTATTATAACAGCTTGTATCAGCTCGGCCGTGATACCTTGGGGGCAAACGCTGACCTTTGGCAATCGGGAGATCGTGCTACAGGTTGCTGATATCAATGTGGGGGTGCTCTATATCTTCGGCGTGGTTGCCCTAGGCGTATATGGCATCATGATTGGTGGCTGGGCTTCTAACAATAAATTTTCCTTGCTGGGAGCTATTCGCGCGGCTTCACAAAGCATTAGCTACGAAATAGGGATGGGATTATCGATCATTGCCTTGCTAATGGTGACGCAAACCTTATCGATGAGTGAGATTGTGGCGCAGCAGTCGGGCTTTGTGAATTGGAATATTTGGGTGCAGCCACTCGGCTTTTTGATTTTCATGACCTGTGCATTTGCCGAATGTAACCGTGTGCCCTTTGACCTGCCCGAGTGTGAAACCGAACTGGTTGGCGGATACCATACGGAGTATTCGTCGATGAAACTGGGCTTGTATATGTTTTCCGAGTACATCAATATGTTTGTGTCTTCGGCATTGATGGCTGCCCTTTACTTCGGTGGCTACAACTTTCCGTTTATGAACGATCTTGGGCTATCCCAAAATTGGATCACCGTGTTAGGTGTGCTGGCATTTTTCCTAAAGATTTTCGGTTTTATCTTTTTCTTCATGTGGATACGCTGGACCTTGCCGCGATTCCGCTATGACCAACTGATGAACTTGGGATGGAAGATGCTTATTCCGCTAGCGATTGCCAATATCGTTTTAACTGGCGTGATTACTATCGTGAA
- a CDS encoding 2Fe-2S iron-sulfur cluster-binding protein, giving the protein MAEEGKFRVTIDGIALDVAPGTTILNAARQIGGDIVPPAMCYYSKLEGSGGKCRTCLVKVSKGSEKDPRPMPKLVASCRTTVMDGMEVQNITSPDVVEARKGVVEMLLINHPLDCPVCDQAGECKLQDLGYEHGADQTRYEFERRTFERIDIGEQIQLHMNRCILCYRCVYVANQLTDGREHGVIHRGDHSEISTFIENALDNDFIGNVIDVCPVGALTDKTFRFKNRVWFTKPVDAHRDCPTCSGKVTLWYKGEEVLRVTGRKDEFNEVDEFICNSCRFEKKKTADWVLEEPTIVEKESVITANHYAVFTPPPVIKNNPKLQEANVEQLARTERLK; this is encoded by the coding sequence ATGGCTGAAGAAGGAAAATTTAGAGTTACAATAGACGGCATTGCTTTGGACGTGGCGCCGGGAACAACGATATTGAATGCTGCCCGCCAGATTGGTGGTGACATCGTTCCTCCAGCAATGTGCTACTACTCCAAGTTGGAAGGAAGTGGCGGAAAATGCCGTACCTGTTTGGTGAAGGTATCCAAAGGATCCGAGAAGGATCCTCGTCCAATGCCCAAACTTGTCGCTTCATGCCGCACGACGGTCATGGATGGTATGGAAGTTCAAAACATTACCTCGCCGGATGTGGTTGAGGCGCGAAAAGGCGTTGTAGAAATGTTGTTGATCAACCACCCTTTGGATTGTCCAGTTTGTGATCAGGCGGGCGAGTGCAAATTGCAGGACTTGGGCTACGAGCATGGGGCAGATCAAACACGGTATGAGTTTGAACGGCGTACATTCGAACGAATCGATATCGGCGAGCAGATCCAACTGCATATGAACCGCTGTATCCTTTGCTACCGCTGTGTGTATGTGGCCAACCAACTGACGGATGGTCGTGAACATGGTGTTATTCATCGTGGAGACCATTCGGAGATCTCGACGTTCATAGAAAATGCCCTAGACAACGACTTCATTGGCAACGTGATTGACGTATGTCCGGTCGGAGCGTTGACCGATAAAACCTTTCGTTTCAAGAACCGTGTTTGGTTTACTAAGCCGGTGGATGCCCATCGGGACTGCCCAACCTGCTCGGGCAAAGTGACGCTTTGGTACAAGGGAGAGGAAGTTTTACGCGTAACGGGTCGGAAGGATGAGTTTAATGAGGTAGACGAATTCATATGCAATAGCTGTCGATTTGAGAAAAAGAAAACTGCCGATTGGGTGTTGGAGGAGCCTACCATTGTAGAGAAGGAGTCGGTGATCACCGCGAATCACTATGCTGTATTTACGCCGCCGCCAGTCATCAAAAATAATCCAAAGTTGCAGGAAGCAAATGTGGAGCAGTTGGCAAGAACAGAACGTTTAAAATAA